One part of the Denticeps clupeoides chromosome 8, fDenClu1.1, whole genome shotgun sequence genome encodes these proteins:
- the tefa gene encoding TEF transcription factor, PAR bZIP family member a isoform X3 — translation MSSEIPEIFRALLEAPFSLPAFDVTEDEKEKLCSGDGVELDGGVSGLGPSAALTPAIWEKTIPYDSETFHLEYMDLEEFLIENGIASVEEASQKASGKEDPQNKVEKPSPESTAPATLLPVLELDQCEEEVVSTSVAGAEATAEKDRATPDPDNVEVEVNFDPDPTDLVLSSVPGGELFDPRKHRFSAEELRPQPMIKKAKKVFVPDEQKNEKYWQRRKKNNIAAKRSRDARRLKENQITVRAAFLERENTALRQEVAELRSDFGRCKKVVERYEAKFGAL, via the exons ATGTCCTCGGAGATTCCGGAGATTTTCCGAGCTCTGCTCGAGGCTCCCTTCTCTTTGCCCGCGTTTGATGTCACCG AAGATGAGAAGGAGAAGCTCTGCTCTGGAGATGGCGTGGAGCTCGACGGTGGGGTCAGCGGCCTGGGACCTTCGGCCGCCCTGACCCCGGCCATTTGGGAAAAGACCATTCCCTATGACAGCGAGACCTTCCACCTGGAGTACATGGACTTGGAGGAGTTCCTGATCGAGAACGGCATTGCCAGCGTGGAGGAAGCGTCCCAGAAGGCCTCCGGCAAAGAGGACCCTCAGAACAAAGTTGAGAAACCCTCCCCAGAGTCCACGGCCCCAGCAACGCTGTTGCCCGTTCTGGAACTGGACCAGTGTGAGGAAGAAGTGGTCAGCACCAGTGTGGCCGGCGCAG AGGCGACTGCGGAGAAGGACCGGGCGACCCCGGACCCCGATAACGTCGAGGTGGAGGTGAACTTCGACCCGGATCCCACCGACCTGGTGCTGTCCAGCGTGCCCGGGGGCGAGCTGTTCGACCCCCGCAAACACCGCTTCTCGGCGGAGGAGCTGCGGCCGCAGCCGATGATCAAAAAGGCAAAGAAAGTGTTCGTGCCAGATGAGCAGAAG AACGAGAAGTACTGGCAGCGGCGGAAGAAGAACAACATCGCCGCCAAGAGGTCGCGCGACGCCCGGCGACTCAAGGAGAACCAGATCACGGTGCGGGCGGCGTTCCTGGAGCGGGAGAACACCGCGCTGCGGCAGGAGGTGGCCGAGCTCCGCAGCGACTTCGGCCGCTGCAAGAAAGTCGTCGAGCGCTACGAGGCCAAATTCGGAGCCCTGTGA
- the tefa gene encoding TEF transcription factor, PAR bZIP family member a isoform X2 — protein MSGGPVTVTLETDTGVAVLKKILEVPPPKALDAEDEDEKEKLCSGDGVELDGGVSGLGPSAALTPAIWEKTIPYDSETFHLEYMDLEEFLIENGIASVEEASQKASGKEDPQNKVEKPSPESTAPATLLPVLELDQCEEEVVSTSVAGAEATAEKDRATPDPDNVEVEVNFDPDPTDLVLSSVPGGELFDPRKHRFSAEELRPQPMIKKAKKVFVPDEQKNEKYWQRRKKNNIAAKRSRDARRLKENQITVRAAFLERENTALRQEVAELRSDFGRCKKVVERYEAKFGAL, from the exons ATGTCTGGCGGGCCGGTCACGGTCACTCTGGAGACGGACACCGGCGTGGCGGTGCTGAAGAAGATCCTGGAGGTTCCGCCGCCGAAGGCTCTGGACGCGGAAGACG AAGATGAGAAGGAGAAGCTCTGCTCTGGAGATGGCGTGGAGCTCGACGGTGGGGTCAGCGGCCTGGGACCTTCGGCCGCCCTGACCCCGGCCATTTGGGAAAAGACCATTCCCTATGACAGCGAGACCTTCCACCTGGAGTACATGGACTTGGAGGAGTTCCTGATCGAGAACGGCATTGCCAGCGTGGAGGAAGCGTCCCAGAAGGCCTCCGGCAAAGAGGACCCTCAGAACAAAGTTGAGAAACCCTCCCCAGAGTCCACGGCCCCAGCAACGCTGTTGCCCGTTCTGGAACTGGACCAGTGTGAGGAAGAAGTGGTCAGCACCAGTGTGGCCGGCGCAG AGGCGACTGCGGAGAAGGACCGGGCGACCCCGGACCCCGATAACGTCGAGGTGGAGGTGAACTTCGACCCGGATCCCACCGACCTGGTGCTGTCCAGCGTGCCCGGGGGCGAGCTGTTCGACCCCCGCAAACACCGCTTCTCGGCGGAGGAGCTGCGGCCGCAGCCGATGATCAAAAAGGCAAAGAAAGTGTTCGTGCCAGATGAGCAGAAG AACGAGAAGTACTGGCAGCGGCGGAAGAAGAACAACATCGCCGCCAAGAGGTCGCGCGACGCCCGGCGACTCAAGGAGAACCAGATCACGGTGCGGGCGGCGTTCCTGGAGCGGGAGAACACCGCGCTGCGGCAGGAGGTGGCCGAGCTCCGCAGCGACTTCGGCCGCTGCAAGAAAGTCGTCGAGCGCTACGAGGCCAAATTCGGAGCCCTGTGA
- the tefa gene encoding TEF transcription factor, PAR bZIP family member a isoform X1, which translates to MSGGPVTVTLETDTGVAVLKKILEVPPPKALDAEDEDEKEKLCSGDGVELDGGVSGLGPSAALTPAIWEKTIPYDSETFHLEYMDLEEFLIENGIASVEEASQKASGKEDPQNKVEKPSPESTAPATLLPVLELDQCEEEVVSTSVAGAGRRKAACFTEIHGRPRLVHFNPRLVPSPEATAEKDRATPDPDNVEVEVNFDPDPTDLVLSSVPGGELFDPRKHRFSAEELRPQPMIKKAKKVFVPDEQKNEKYWQRRKKNNIAAKRSRDARRLKENQITVRAAFLERENTALRQEVAELRSDFGRCKKVVERYEAKFGAL; encoded by the exons ATGTCTGGCGGGCCGGTCACGGTCACTCTGGAGACGGACACCGGCGTGGCGGTGCTGAAGAAGATCCTGGAGGTTCCGCCGCCGAAGGCTCTGGACGCGGAAGACG AAGATGAGAAGGAGAAGCTCTGCTCTGGAGATGGCGTGGAGCTCGACGGTGGGGTCAGCGGCCTGGGACCTTCGGCCGCCCTGACCCCGGCCATTTGGGAAAAGACCATTCCCTATGACAGCGAGACCTTCCACCTGGAGTACATGGACTTGGAGGAGTTCCTGATCGAGAACGGCATTGCCAGCGTGGAGGAAGCGTCCCAGAAGGCCTCCGGCAAAGAGGACCCTCAGAACAAAGTTGAGAAACCCTCCCCAGAGTCCACGGCCCCAGCAACGCTGTTGCCCGTTCTGGAACTGGACCAGTGTGAGGAAGAAGTGGTCAGCACCAGTGTGGCCGGCGCAGGTCGGAGGAAAGCGGCGTGTTTTACTGAAATCCACGGCCGCCCACGACTCGTTCATTTTAACCCTCGACTTGTTCCCTCTCCAGAGGCGACTGCGGAGAAGGACCGGGCGACCCCGGACCCCGATAACGTCGAGGTGGAGGTGAACTTCGACCCGGATCCCACCGACCTGGTGCTGTCCAGCGTGCCCGGGGGCGAGCTGTTCGACCCCCGCAAACACCGCTTCTCGGCGGAGGAGCTGCGGCCGCAGCCGATGATCAAAAAGGCAAAGAAAGTGTTCGTGCCAGATGAGCAGAAG AACGAGAAGTACTGGCAGCGGCGGAAGAAGAACAACATCGCCGCCAAGAGGTCGCGCGACGCCCGGCGACTCAAGGAGAACCAGATCACGGTGCGGGCGGCGTTCCTGGAGCGGGAGAACACCGCGCTGCGGCAGGAGGTGGCCGAGCTCCGCAGCGACTTCGGCCGCTGCAAGAAAGTCGTCGAGCGCTACGAGGCCAAATTCGGAGCCCTGTGA